GCTGGGCATGGTTTGCGTCGGCAGCGAAACTACGCATGTTGCCGGCCGGCGTACCCTCGTAGTCCGCGATGGAGGCCGGGCTGATCGCCAGCGAGGTCTCGGCGAGGAAGTCGGTGCGGAAGAAGCCCGGCTCGACGATCGTCACCTTGATGCCGAAAGGTTCGAGTTCGGCGGCCATCGATTCGGACAAGCCTTCGACAGCGAACTTCGTCGAGCCGTAGACGCCCCAGCCGGGATAGCCGAAGTAACCGCCGATCGAGGAAAAGTTCAGGATGTGGCCGGAGCGCTGGCGGCGCATATAGGGCAGCACGGCGCGCGTTACTTTCAAGAGGCCGAAGACATTCGTGGCATAGAGCTTTTCGACCTCTTCGGCGGTGGCTTCCTCGACAGCGCCGAGCAGGCCGTAGCCGGCATTGTTGGCGAGGACGTCGATACGGCCGAA
This Rhizobium brockwellii DNA region includes the following protein-coding sequences:
- a CDS encoding oxidoreductase — its product is MKVWFITGASRGFGALMAKEALASGDAVIATARNPKTITEQFGEHPNLLAVALDVTNEAQAKEAAAAGIARFGRIDVLANNAGYGLLGAVEEATAEEVEKLYATNVFGLLKVTRAVLPYMRRQRSGHILNFSSIGGYFGYPGWGVYGSTKFAVEGLSESMAAELEPFGIKVTIVEPGFFRTDFLAETSLAISPASIADYEGTPAGNMRSFAADANHAQPGNPAKLAAGIMTLANSPNPPLRMPFGSDTVAVIEQQHASVEQELAAWRQLALSTDFPSDATALA